In Streptomyces sp. P9-A4, the genomic window CTTGCTGATGAGCAGCAGATCGTCCTCGGCGGAGACCAGCTCGGCGCCGATCAGCTCGTCGTCGCTGCCGTCCTCGGTCTCCCGGAGGTTGATCGCGATGACACCACCCGAACGCGGCGAGTCGTAGTCCTTCAGCGCGGTCTTCTTGACCAGACCGGCCTTGGTCGCGAGGACCAGGTACGGCGCGGCCTCGTAGTCGCGGATCGCCAGGATCTGGGCGATCTGCTCGTCCGGCTGGAAGGCCAGCAGGTTCGCGACGTGCTGGCCGCGCGCGTCCCGGCCGGCGTCGGGCAGCTCGTAGGCCTTCACGCGGTAGACCCGGCCCTTGTTCGTGAAGAACAGCAGCCAGTGGTGGGTCGTGGAGACGAAGAAGTGGTCGACAATGTCGTCCTGCTTCAGCTTCGTGCCGCGCACGCCCTTGCCGCCGCGCTTCTGCGAGCGGTAGTCCTCGGTCTTCGTCCGCTTCACGTAGCCACCGCGCGAGATGGTGACGACGATGTCCTCCTCGGCGATCAGGTCCTCGATGGACATGTCACCGTCGAAGGGCACCAGCTTGGAGCGGCGGTCGTCGCCGAACTTCTCGACGAGCGCGGCCAGCTCCTCGCTGACGATCGACCGCTGGCGCTCCGGGGAGGCCAGGATCGCGTTGTACTGGTTGATCTTCGCCTGGAGCTCGTCGTGCTCGGCGACGATCTTCTGGCGCTCCAGGGCGGCGAGCCGGCGGAGCTGCATCTCCAGGATGGCGTTGGCCTGGATCTCGTCGATCGAGAGCAGCTCCATCAGGCCGCCGCGGGCGACCTCGACCGTGTCGCTGCGCCGGATGAGGGCGATGACCTCGTCGATCGCGTCGAGGGCCTTGAGCAGACCGCGCAGGATGTGGGCGCGCTCCTCGGCCTTGCGCAGCCGGAACTTCGTCCGGCGGACGATGACCTCGATCTGGTGCGTCACCCAGTGGCGGATGAACGCGTCGAGCGAGAGGGTGCGCGGCACGCCGTCGACGAGCGCCAGCATGTTCGCGCCGAAGTTCGTCTGCAGGTCGGTGTGCTTGTACAGGTTGTTCAGGACGACCTTGGCGACGGCGTCGCGCTTGAGCACGATGACCAGGCGCTGGCCGGTCCGGGACGAGGTCTCGTCGCGGACGTCGGCGATGCCGCCGATCTTCCCGTCCTTGACCAGGTCGGCGATCTTCTGCGCGAGGTTGTCCGGGTTGGTCTGGTACGGCAGCTCCGTGACCACCAGGCACTGGCGGTTGTGGATCTCCTCGACCTCGACGACCGCGCGCATCGTGATCGAGCCACGGCCCGTGCGGTACGCCTCCTCGATGCCCTTGCGGCCGACGACGAGCGCGCCGGTCGGGAAGTCGGGGCCCTTGATCCGCTCGATGAGCGCGTCGAGCAGCTCCTCGTGGCTGGCCTCGGGGTGCTCCAGCGCCCACTGGGCGCCGGCCGCGACCTCGCGGAGGTTGTGCGGCGGGATGTTGGTGGCCATGCCGACCGCGATACCGGCCGAGCCGTTGATCAGCAGGTTCGGGAAGCGGGACGGCAGGACCGTCGGCTCCTGGTTGCGGCCGTCGTAGTTGTCCTGGAAGTCGACGGTCTCCTCGTCGATGTCCCGGAGCATCTCCATCGACAGCGTCATGAGCTTGCACTCGGTGTACCGCATGGCGGCGGCCGGGTCGTTGCCCGGGGAACCGAAGTTGCCGTTGGAGTCGACGAGCGGCATGCGCATCGACCAGGGCTGGGCGAGGCGGACGAGCGCGTCGTAGATCGAGGAGTCGCCGTGCGGGTGGTACGTACCCATGACGTCACCGACGACGCGGGCGCACTTGTAGAAGCCCTTCTCGGGCCGGTAGCCGCCGTCGTACATCGCGTACAGCACGCGGCGGTGGACGGGCTTGAGGCCGTCCCGTACGTCGGGCAGCGCGCGGGAGACGATGACGGACATCGCGTAGTCGAGGTACGAGCGCTGCATCTCGGTCTCGAGCCCGACGGGCTCGATGCGCAGGACGGGCTCTTCTTCGGTGGTCCCGGTCGGGGTGTTTTCGTCGGCCATTGCTGGTCGTCAGTCCTTTCGTACGGTCAGCTGAGACCGACTCAGATGTCGAGGAAGCGAACGTCCTTGGCGTTCCGCTGGATGAACGAGCGGCGTGCCTCGACGTCCTCGCCCATCAGCACCGAGAACAGGTCGTCGGCCTGCGCGGCGTCGTCCAGGGTGACCTGGCCGAGCACGCGGTGCTCGACGTCCATGGTGGTGACGCGCAGCTCCTCGGCGTTCATCTCGCCGAGACCCTTGAAGCGCTGGATCGAGTCTTCCCTGATCCGCTTGCCGTTCTGCTTGCCCAGCTCGACGAGCGCGTCCCGCTCCCGGTCCGAGTACGCGTACTCGAAGTCGTCCCGGCCCCACTTGATCTTGTAGAGCGGCGGGCGGGAGAGGTAGACGTGACCGGCCTCGACCAGCGGGCGCATGAAGCGGAAGAGGAAGGTGAGCAGCAGGGTGTTGATGTGCTGACCGTCGACGTCGGCGTCCGCCATCAGGATGATCTTGTGGTAGCGGAGCTTCTCGATGTCGAAGTCCTCGTGCACACCGGTGCCGAAGGCCGAGATCAGGGCCTGGACCTCGGTGTTCTGGAGGATCTTGTCGATCCGGGCCTTCTCGACGTTCAGGATCTTGCCGCGGATCGGCAGGATGGCCTGGTACATCGGGTTGCGGCCGGACTTGGCCGAGCCGCCGGCGGAGTCACCCTCGACGATGAAGATCTCGCACTTGGCGGGGTCGTTCGACTGGCAGTCCGAGAGCTTGCCCGGCAGCGAGGCCGACTCCAGGAGGCCCTTGCGGCGGGTCAGGTCGCGGGCCTTGCGCGCGGCCACGCGCGCGGTGGCGGCCTGGATGCCCTTGCGGATGATGTCCGCGGCCTCGTTCGGGTTGCGGTCGAACCAGTCCGTCAGGTGCTCGTGGACGACCTTCTGCACGAAGGTCTTCGCCTCGGTGTTGCCGAGCTTCGTCTTGGTCTGGCCCTCGAACTGCGGCTCGCCGAGCTTGATCGAGATGATCGCGGTCAGACCCTCGCGGATGTCGTCGCCCGTGAGGTTGTCGTCCTTCTCGCGGAGCAGCTTCTTGTCGCGCGCGTACTTGTTGACCAGCGTGGTCAGCGCGGCGCGGAAGCCCTCCTCGTGGGTACCGCCCTCATGCGTGTGGATCGTGTTCGCGAAGGAGTACACGCCCTCGCTGTACGAGGAGTTCCACTGCATCGCGATCTCGACCGAGAGCAGACGCTCCTTGTCCTCGGCCTCGATGTCGATGATGGTCGGGTTGACCAGCTCGCCCTTGCGCGAGTTGAGGTACTTCACGAAGTCGACGATGCCGCCCTCGTAGTGGTACTTCACCGTGCGCGCGGTCGGCTCGGCGGCCGCCTCGGCGTCCGGGTCGTCGGCGCCGACGGTCGCCTTCGCGGACTCGCGCTCGTCGGTGAGCTCGATGGTCAGGCCCTTGTTGAGGAAGGCCATCTCCTGGAAGCGCCGCGAGAGCGTCTCGAAGGAGTACTCGGTGGTCTCGAAGATGTCCGGGTCGGACCAGAACGTGACCGAGGTGCCGGTCTCGTCGGTCGCCTCGTGCTGGGCGAGCGGGGCGGTCGGGACGCCCATCTTGTAGTCCTGCGTCCAGCGGTAGCCGTCCGTCCGGATCTCGACGGAGACCTTGGTGGACAGGGCGTTCACGACGGAGACGCCGACGCCGTGCAGACCGCCGGAGACGGCGTAGCCGCCGCCGCCGAACTTGCCGCCCGCGTGCAGCACGGTGAGCACGACCTCGACGGCCGGCTTGCCCTCGGAGGCCACGATGCCCACCGGGATGCCGCGGCCGTTGTCGACGACGCGGACGCCGCCGTCGGGGAGGATCGTCACGTCGATGGTGTCGGCATGGCCGGCCAGGGCTTCGTCGACCGAGTTGTCGACGACCTCCTGCACCATGTGGTGCAGGCCGCGCTCACCGGTCGAGCCGATGTACATGCCAGGGCGCTTGCGCACGGCATCCAGGCCTTCGAGGACCTGGATGTTGCTGGCGGTGTACTGGTTGTTCTCGTTGGGGTCGCCGGAATCGGCCACGAAGCGCCCTTTCTGGCACAGCACAGGCCGTTCTCCGGGCATACGGGAGCGGCTGCGTCGTTCGACATGTTCCGCAGGGTGGCGGGATTGTCTTCCAGTCTACCGGTAGCGCCGACAGTCATGGGGGTTTGCCGGTCCCTGAGTCCGCATGTGCCGCCCTGAGCGGGAGCAAGACGACTCCCCATATCCGGACAGGGTCTCCAGAGCCCCCTGACGGCCACCCAGCGCTTCGAGTCGTAGCGCGTTGTGGGCGGCGCCGCCGCCACGTCGTGAACAGGCCGCCGCCGCGTTGTGGGCAGACCCACCGCCACATCGTGGGCAGACCCACCGCCGCGTCGTGGGCAGCGTCGCCGCCGCGTTGTGGGCAGTCGTTCCGCAAGGGCGTGGGGGTCCCCCGGACGGACTCTGGGGAGGTGGGCACAAGGCCACCCGCACAGCGCCCTCTGCTCGGACCCGCGCCATCAGCGCCCCGCGCCTGAGAACCGGGCGTCGCGCCCCGTACCGCTGCTACCCGTACGTGTCCCCGGGCCCCACAGACCCCGGCGCCCGCAGCGGCCCGTACCCCCGCCGCGGCCCCCCCGGCCCCAGCACCTTGATGACCCGCACGGTCCCGTGCCCGAGATCCTCGTTCAGCCGCGCGACAAGCCGCGGCGCGAGCAGCCGCAACTGCGTCGCCCACGCCGTCGAGTCGCACTGCACCGTCAGCACCCGCGCATCCGGCTCGTCGTCGAACTTCACCGGCACGCAGTGCTTGGCCAGGTCCTCCCCGACGATCTGCGGCCACCGACCCATCACCCCGCCGACGGCGGCCGGCGTCTCCCAGCCCCGCTCGGTGATCAGCCGGTTGATCGCCGCGCCGAGCGCCATGGGGTCGCGCCCGTCGGCGCGCGCGCCGGAGCGCAGGCCCCCTCCGCGCCGGGCCTGCTTCTTCTGCTGGGCGGCGGCCCCCTTGGCCTTGGCCTGCTCCTTGGCGGCGCGCAGCGCGACCCGCGCGAGATCGACCCCGGAGGGTTCGGGCACCGCGGCCTTGTCCACAGGCTGGGGACGGTTCTCCTCGCTCATACCCGCTCCACCGTCCCTCCGGCCACGACGTACCGCGTCCCCGCGAGGACCCCCGGTACGTCGTCGTCCACCGCGGCCGTGACCAGGACCTGCTCCCCGCCGGCCACCAGCTCCGCGAGCCGCTCGCGCCGCCGGGCGTCCAGCTCGGCGAAGACGTCGTCGAGGACGAGGACGGGCTCGTTGCCCTCGGACCGCAGCAGGTCGTACGAGGCGAGCCGCAGCGCCAGCGCGTACGACCAGGACTCGCCGTGGCTCGCGTACCCCTTGGCCGGCAGGTCGCCGAGCTTCAGCAGCAGCTCGTCGCGGTGCGGTCCGACAAGCGTGACACCCCGCTCGATCTCCTGTTTCCGCACCTCGGCGAGGGCGGCGAGCAGCTGTTCGGACAGCTCCTCGCGGGTGTGCCCGGCGCCGGGCGCGGAGGGCCGGTACTCCAGCAGAATCGGTCCGCCACCGGGCGCGAGCTGCTCGTACGCCTTGTCCGCGAGCGGCTGCAGTACGGAGATCAGATCGAGCCGCTGGGCGAGCAGCTCGGCCCCGGCGTGGGCCAGGTGCTGGTCCCAGACGTCGAGGGTGGAGAGGTCCAGGCCGCGGCCGCCGTGCCGCCGGGCCATCGCGGCCGACTTCAGGAGCGTGTTGCGCTGCTTGAGCACGCGCTCGTAGTCGGAGCGCACGCCCGCCATGCGCGGCGTGCGCGCCGTGATCAGCTCGTCGAGGAAGCGCCGGCGCTCGCCGGGGTCGCCCTTCACCAGGGCGAGATCCTCGGGCGCGAACAGCACCGTCCGTACGATTCCGAGGACGT contains:
- the gyrA gene encoding DNA gyrase subunit A; translation: MADENTPTGTTEEEPVLRIEPVGLETEMQRSYLDYAMSVIVSRALPDVRDGLKPVHRRVLYAMYDGGYRPEKGFYKCARVVGDVMGTYHPHGDSSIYDALVRLAQPWSMRMPLVDSNGNFGSPGNDPAAAMRYTECKLMTLSMEMLRDIDEETVDFQDNYDGRNQEPTVLPSRFPNLLINGSAGIAVGMATNIPPHNLREVAAGAQWALEHPEASHEELLDALIERIKGPDFPTGALVVGRKGIEEAYRTGRGSITMRAVVEVEEIHNRQCLVVTELPYQTNPDNLAQKIADLVKDGKIGGIADVRDETSSRTGQRLVIVLKRDAVAKVVLNNLYKHTDLQTNFGANMLALVDGVPRTLSLDAFIRHWVTHQIEVIVRRTKFRLRKAEERAHILRGLLKALDAIDEVIALIRRSDTVEVARGGLMELLSIDEIQANAILEMQLRRLAALERQKIVAEHDELQAKINQYNAILASPERQRSIVSEELAALVEKFGDDRRSKLVPFDGDMSIEDLIAEEDIVVTISRGGYVKRTKTEDYRSQKRGGKGVRGTKLKQDDIVDHFFVSTTHHWLLFFTNKGRVYRVKAYELPDAGRDARGQHVANLLAFQPDEQIAQILAIRDYEAAPYLVLATKAGLVKKTALKDYDSPRSGGVIAINLRETEDGSDDELIGAELVSAEDDLLLISKKAQSIRFTATDDALRPMGRATSGVKGMSFREDDELLSMNVVRPGTFVFTATDGGYAKRTPVDEYRVQGRGGLGIKAAKIVEDRGSLVGALVVEETDEILAITLSGGVIRTRVNEVRETGRDTMGVQLINLGKRDAVVGIARNAEAGGEDDVEDADDVIDAEGAVEASENAVVETVVVETEAVEGTEPSAGEHEE
- the gyrB gene encoding DNA topoisomerase (ATP-hydrolyzing) subunit B, whose protein sequence is MLCQKGRFVADSGDPNENNQYTASNIQVLEGLDAVRKRPGMYIGSTGERGLHHMVQEVVDNSVDEALAGHADTIDVTILPDGGVRVVDNGRGIPVGIVASEGKPAVEVVLTVLHAGGKFGGGGYAVSGGLHGVGVSVVNALSTKVSVEIRTDGYRWTQDYKMGVPTAPLAQHEATDETGTSVTFWSDPDIFETTEYSFETLSRRFQEMAFLNKGLTIELTDERESAKATVGADDPDAEAAAEPTARTVKYHYEGGIVDFVKYLNSRKGELVNPTIIDIEAEDKERLLSVEIAMQWNSSYSEGVYSFANTIHTHEGGTHEEGFRAALTTLVNKYARDKKLLREKDDNLTGDDIREGLTAIISIKLGEPQFEGQTKTKLGNTEAKTFVQKVVHEHLTDWFDRNPNEAADIIRKGIQAATARVAARKARDLTRRKGLLESASLPGKLSDCQSNDPAKCEIFIVEGDSAGGSAKSGRNPMYQAILPIRGKILNVEKARIDKILQNTEVQALISAFGTGVHEDFDIEKLRYHKIILMADADVDGQHINTLLLTFLFRFMRPLVEAGHVYLSRPPLYKIKWGRDDFEYAYSDRERDALVELGKQNGKRIREDSIQRFKGLGEMNAEELRVTTMDVEHRVLGQVTLDDAAQADDLFSVLMGEDVEARRSFIQRNAKDVRFLDI
- a CDS encoding DUF721 domain-containing protein — protein: MSEENRPQPVDKAAVPEPSGVDLARVALRAAKEQAKAKGAAAQQKKQARRGGGLRSGARADGRDPMALGAAINRLITERGWETPAAVGGVMGRWPQIVGEDLAKHCVPVKFDDEPDARVLTVQCDSTAWATQLRLLAPRLVARLNEDLGHGTVRVIKVLGPGGPRRGYGPLRAPGSVGPGDTYG
- the recF gene encoding DNA replication/repair protein RecF (All proteins in this family for which functions are known are DNA-binding proteins that assist the filamentation of RecA onto DNA for the initiation of recombination or recombinational repair.) produces the protein MHVTHLSLADFRSYARVEVPLDPGVTAFVGANGQGKTNLVEAVGYLATLSSHRVASDAPLVRMGAERAVVRAAVTQGERSQLIELELNPGRANRARINRSSQVRPRDVLGIVRTVLFAPEDLALVKGDPGERRRFLDELITARTPRMAGVRSDYERVLKQRNTLLKSAAMARRHGGRGLDLSTLDVWDQHLAHAGAELLAQRLDLISVLQPLADKAYEQLAPGGGPILLEYRPSAPGAGHTREELSEQLLAALAEVRKQEIERGVTLVGPHRDELLLKLGDLPAKGYASHGESWSYALALRLASYDLLRSEGNEPVLVLDDVFAELDARRRERLAELVAGGEQVLVTAAVDDDVPGVLAGTRYVVAGGTVERV